The Corallococcus caeni genomic interval TCACGGCCACGCCCGACCCGGGAGGAGGGCCTCAGCCCCACTTGGACATCGTGCGCCGGGGCGGAGGCGAGCCCGGCCCCGCGGCGGGGGAAGCCACCGCCGGCCGGGCCTGCTGCGAACGGCCCTGGCCACCGCCGCGCGGCGCCTGGGCGTTTCCGCCGCTCGCCTGACGCGACTGGCCACCGTTCGGACGGCCGCCCTGGCCGCCGCCACCACCCGCGCGGCGCTGACCGCCGCCACGGCGCTGACCGCCACCGCCGCCACCGCCGCCGTTGCCGCGCGAGGGACCCCGGCCACCCCGGTTCATCGGGGGCCGGCTGTCCTCCACGTCACCGGGCAGGGGAGGGGGCAGCTGCGAACGGAAGGCGGAGTCCGCCACCACCGGCACGCTGCGGCGGATGGTGCGCTCGATGTCGCGCAGGTACGCGCGCTCCTCGGAGTCGCAGAAGGACACGGCCTGGCCGCTGGCGCCCGCGCGGCCCGTGCGGCCGATGCGGTGCACGTACTGCTCCGGCACGTTGGGCAGGTCGTAGTTGAACACGTGCGACAGCCCGTCGATGTCGATGCCGCGCGCCGCGATGTCCGTGGCCACCAGCACGCGCAGGGTGCCCGCGCGGAACTCGTCCAGCGCGCGCTCGCGGGCGTTCTGGCTCTTGTTGCCGTGGATGGCGTCCGCGCGCACCCCCGCCGCCGTGAGCTGCTTGGCCACGCGGTTGGCGCCGTGCTTCGTGCGCGTGAAGACGAGCGCGCGCGGAATCGCCTTCGCGTCCTGGAGCAGGTGCGTGAGCAGCGCGCGCTTCTCCTCGCGCTCCACGAAGTACACCTGCTGGCTCACCGTCTCCGCCGTGCTGGACGCGGGGGACACCTCCACGCGCACGGGGTCCTTCAGGATGTTGCGCGCCAGGTCCATGATGTCCGGCGGCAGCGTCGCGCTGAAGAACAGCGTCTGGCGCACCTGCGGCAGCACCTTGATGACCCGCCGCACGTCGTGGATGAACCCCATGTCCAGCATGCGGTCCGCCTCGTCGAGCACGAACACCTCCAGCGCCCGCAGCGTCACGAAGCCCTGGTCGATGAGATCCAGCAGGCGCCCCGGCGTCGCCACCAGGATGTCCACGCCCTGGCGCAGTGCCTGGACCTGCGGGTTCTGGCCCACGCCGCCGAACACCACCGCGTGGCGCAGGGGCAGGTGCTTGCCGTAGGTGCCAAAGCTGTCGCTCACCTGGCTGGCCAGCTCGCGCGTGGGCGTCAGCACCAGGCAGCGCACCGGACGGGCGCCGCCCGCGGGCGCCTTCGCCGACAGGCGCTGGAGGATGGGCAGCGCGAACGCCGCCGTCTTGCCCGTACCCGTCTGGGCCACGCCCAACACGTCCTTGCCCGCGAGGGCATGGGGAATCGCCTTCACCTGGATGGGCGTCGGCGTGGTGTAGCCCTCCGCCTTGACGGCCTTGAGGAGCGAATCGGTCAACTGCAGTTCGTCGAAAGTCATGAAATCCCGCATGAGATGGGTGGGCGCACTCCCCGTTCTGGCGGGGGACCACTCCCCCCTCTGGCGGGGGACCGACCGCGCAGCGCGCCCTCCCGCGGTATTGCGGGGGCGCCTGGCGGTACGCGGTCAGGCCAACCTGCGGCCCGAGGCACCTGGAAACGTCTTGGAACCCCTGGGCCTCCGGATGGATTCCCGGCGCCGCCCAGGGCGCGGCCACACTGCCTGCAACGGGGGGCAATGTCCCGGGAAATCCTTCCCGCCCGGCTGCCCCACGCCGCTGTGGAGATTTCGGACAGGGCTGTTGGCCGCCTGTCCCCATCGTCCACAACCCCCCAGTCCAGGCGCCGATGGCCCTCTCTCTCGGACGCCCTCCCAAGCAACCGGAATCATTTGGGTAGCAAGTATCCGCCCTGGACCCGTCCAGGAGCAAATCATTGGAATGATTGGGCAATTCCCCAGGGCCTGTCGTTTGGCATGACCGTTGCTAGCCTTTGCCGCGTCGCGCCGTACTGGCGCGGGCGGTGGCCCCTGGTGAGGAGCGGGACTTGAAGCGGTGGCAGCGACAGACGGTGGGGATGGCCTGGGGGATGGGGCTGTGCGTTGCGGCGCTGGCGTGTGCCCAGCAGCCGAAGGCGGGGGCGGCGGCGAAGGCCTCCGGCTTCTCGGCGGCGGCGGTGGAGGAGAAGGCCCGCGCGCTGGCGGCGAAGCCGTACCAGGAGCCGCCCGTCGGCGTGCCCTCGTCCTTCGAGAAGCTCACCTACGATCAGTACCGCGACATCCGCTTCCGCGACGCCGCGTCGCTGTGGCGTGAAGAGGGGCTGCCCTTCCGGGCGCAGTTCTTCCACCCCGGTTTTTATTACACGCGTCCGGTGGGCGTGAACGTGGTGGAGGGCGGCAAGGCGCGCCCGGTGCCGTTCTCCACGGACCAGTTCACCTACGGCCCGCTGGTGGGCAATCCGCCCAGGGGCAAGGTGAACGGCTTCGCGGGCTTCCGCCTCAACGCGCCGCTCAACACGAAGGACTACTACGACGAGCTGGTGGCCTTCCTGGGCGCCAGCTACTTCCGCGCGCTGGGCCGGGGCAACGTGTACGGCCTGTCCGCGCGCGGGCTCGCCATCGACACGGCGCAGCCGGGGGGCGAGGAGTTCCCCACGTTCCGCGAGTTCTGGCTGGAGACGCCGGCGAAGGGCTCGGACACGGTGGTGGTGCACGCGCTGATGGACAGCCCCAGCGTCACGGGCGCGTACCGCTTCGCCATCCACCCGGGTGAGCGGACGGTGATGGACGTGGACTCCACGGTGTTCGTGCGCAAGGCGGTGCGCCAGCTGGGCGTGGCGCCGCTCACCAGCATGTTCCTCTTCGGGGAGAACGACCGGGGCGACTTCGACGACTTCCGCCCGGAGGTGCACGACTCCGACGGCATCTCCGTGTGGATGAAGAACGGCGAGCGGCTGTGGCGCCCCCTGAAGAACCCCAAGCAGATCCAGGTGAGCAGCTTCCACACGGACGGGCTGTCGGGCTTCGGCCTGTTGCAGCGCGACCAGGCCTTCAGCAGCTACGAGGACCTGGAGGCGCGCTCCGAGCGGCGTCCGGGCGCCTGGGTGGAGCCGGTGGGCGACTGGGGCGCGGGCTCCGTGCGGCTCGTGGAGCTGCCGACCCGCGAGGAGATCCACGACAACATCGTGGCCTTCTGGGTGCCGGATGCGCCGGTGCAGGCAGGTGCACAGCTTCGCTTCTCCTACCGGCTGTCCTGGGGCTTCGCCCCCGAGGGCGCGAAGGCCGGAGGTTCCACCGTCGCGGCGACGCGTGTCGCGGCGGGCAGCAAGCCGGGGGCGCGTCGCTTCGTCCTCGACTTCACGAAGGCCAGCGGTGAGGGCACGGGCCCGGTGGAGGCGGTCGTCACCGCTTCACGCGGCCAGGTGCTGCACCCGCGCGCGGAGGTCCACGCCGTCACCGGTGGCTTCCGCGCCGCCTTCGAGCTCATGCCCGACGGGGATGGCCCCGTCGAGCTGCGCTGCTTCCTGAAACGCGGTTCCGAGACCCTCACCGAGACCTGGAGCTACCTGTGGATTCCGTGACCACGCACCCGTTCATCTCCTTCGCCCCGGCGATGCCGCAGGCGCCCCGTGCGGACACCCAGGCCGCGCTGGTGGGCTTCTTCCAGGACTTCGGCTTCACCGCCCGTGGCGACCTGGAGAAGCTGGCGGGCTGGATCCTGGGCACGCGCGAGCTGTCCCTGTCGCCGGAGGCCGCGCTGGCGCTCGCGCGCTGGCGGGTGGAAGGGTGGCTCGCCGAGGTGCTGGGGCCCGCGCACGTGGGGCCGTCGCTGCTGGTGCGCGGCCGGGCCGCGTTCGTGCTGGTGGGCGGCGCGCGCTGGGGCGCGGACGTGCTGATGCGCGCCCCGGCGTCGCTGCCGGAGGCGTGGCGCCGCGCGGTGTGTGAAGCAGTGCCCATGTCCGCCCCGGCGGAGGTGCCCTGCCAGATGCGCGAGCAGGTGCTCGTGCTCAATCCCTTCATGGACATGCTGCGCCGCTGGCTGCGCCCCGCCGCCAGCCAGGCCGGTGTGTCGCCGTCGCGCTAGGCGCGCGGTACCCCACACATGAAGCCGCACGGGAGCCCGGAGTCCGCATGAACGCCCAACCCTACACTCCGGCCCTGGCGCGGCCCCGCCGCGTGATGGTGCTGGGGCTGGCGGCCCTGTCCACCGGGTTCGCCTCCGTGGAGATGCACCGGCTGCTCGCGGCCCACGGCACCACGGTGCCGGAGTTTTTCGTGCTGGGGCTGTTCGCGCTGTGCTTCGCGTGGATCGCCCTGTCGTTCTGGAGCGGCGTCGCGGGCTTCCTCCAGCTGGTGTCGAACCAGCGCGTGCCGGGCCTGCGCTGGCCCACGGAAGAGGAAGCTGGAAAGCCGCTCACGCGCCGCACCGCGGTGGTGATGCCCGTCTACAACGAGGACCCGGCCGCGGTGTTCGCGCACGTGCAGGCCACTTACGAGTCCATCGCCGCGACGGGGCAGCTGGACGCGTTCGACTTCTACGTGCTCAGCGACTCCACGCGGGCGGAGTCGTGGGTGGCGGAGGAGCTGGCGTGGTCGGAGCTGTGCCGCCGGGTGGGCGGCCAGGGCCGCATCTTCTACCGCCGCCGCTCCGACAACACGGCCAAGAAGGCGGGCAACCTCGCGGAGTTCTGCGAGCGCTGGGGCCGCCGCTACGACTTCCTGCTGGTGCTGGACGCCGACAGCCTGATGGCGGGCGACAGCGTGGTGGAGATGGCCCGGCTGATGGAGCTCAACCCGGGCGCGGGCATCCTCCAGGTGCCGCCGCAGAACGTGGGGCGCTCCACGCTGTTCGCGCGGCTGCAGCAGTTCGCCGGGCGCGTCTACGGCCCCATCGTGGCAGCGGGCGCGGCGGCGTGGCAGCTGGGGGACTCCAACTACTGGGGCCACAACGCCATCCTGCGCATGGCGCCCTTCATCGAGCACTGCGGCCTGCCGGTGCTGCCGGGCCAGCAGCCCTTCGGTGGCCACATCCTCAGCCACGACTTCGTGGAGGCCGCGCTGATGCGCCGCGCGGGCTACACGGTGTGGCTGGTGCCGGAATTGGGCGGCAGCTACGAGCAGCCGCCGCCGGACCTGCTGGCGTACGCGCAGCGCGACCGCCGCTGGTGCCAGGGCAACCTCCAGCACCTGGGCCTGGTGATGGCGGGCGGCCTGCACCCGATGAGCCGGATGCACTTCCTGATGGGCGTGATGTCCTACGTGGCGTCGCCCCTGTGGCTCATCTTCCTGGTGGCGGGCCTGTTCGCCGCGCTGCACGAGTGGTTCTTCGCGCCCGCGACGCTGCTGGAGTTCCAGGCCACGCTGCCGGGTGGGGACGCGTTCGACACGGTGGGCGCGCTGCGGCTGATGGTGCTGTCGCTGGCGCTCTTGTGGATCCCCCGGCTGATGGGCATGGGCCTGATCCTCGCGAACCGCGAGGAGGCGGCGCGGCTGGGCGGCCGGTTCAAGCTGGTGCTGAGCGTGGCGCTGGAGGGCGTGGTGTCCACGCTGATGGCGCCGGTGATGATGCTCTTCCAGTCGCACTTCGTGTTCGGGACGCTGCTTGGCTACAAGGTGAACTGGTCCAGCCAGCAGCGCGAGGACACGGACCTGCCGTGGTCGGAGGCGCTGCGCCGGCACAAGTGGCACATGGCGATTGGCGCCGTGCTCGCGGCGCTGACGGTCGCGGTGGCGCCGGGCATGCTGGCGTGGCTGTCGCCGGTCATCCTGGGGCTGTGGCTGTCCCCGGCCATCTCCGTCTTCACCGCCCGCGCGTCGCTGGGCCTGTGGGCGCAGCGGCGCGGCCTGTTCCTCATCCCTGAGGAGGTCCAGCCGCCCACGGTGCTGGTGCGCGCGCAGGAGCTGGCGGAGGAGGGGATGGAGCCGGTGGATGACGCCCTGGACCACGTGCTGACCGACCCTCGCGCGCACGCGCTGCACCTGGCGCTGCTGGAGGCCCACCCGACGGGGAGCGTCCCCGTGGCGCTGGCCTCCGCGCGGCGCAAGCTGCTGGCGGGCGGGGTGGAGCCCCTGTCCCCGCAGGAGAAGTCCGCGGTGCTGCTGGACGCGCGCACGCTGTCGGAGCTGCGCGGTCGGCGGCTGGGCGTGCAGGCCTGATCGCGGTTGCATGACCCGGCTCCGCCCTGGATGCTCC includes:
- a CDS encoding glucan biosynthesis protein encodes the protein MGLCVAALACAQQPKAGAAAKASGFSAAAVEEKARALAAKPYQEPPVGVPSSFEKLTYDQYRDIRFRDAASLWREEGLPFRAQFFHPGFYYTRPVGVNVVEGGKARPVPFSTDQFTYGPLVGNPPRGKVNGFAGFRLNAPLNTKDYYDELVAFLGASYFRALGRGNVYGLSARGLAIDTAQPGGEEFPTFREFWLETPAKGSDTVVVHALMDSPSVTGAYRFAIHPGERTVMDVDSTVFVRKAVRQLGVAPLTSMFLFGENDRGDFDDFRPEVHDSDGISVWMKNGERLWRPLKNPKQIQVSSFHTDGLSGFGLLQRDQAFSSYEDLEARSERRPGAWVEPVGDWGAGSVRLVELPTREEIHDNIVAFWVPDAPVQAGAQLRFSYRLSWGFAPEGAKAGGSTVAATRVAAGSKPGARRFVLDFTKASGEGTGPVEAVVTASRGQVLHPRAEVHAVTGGFRAAFELMPDGDGPVELRCFLKRGSETLTETWSYLWIP
- a CDS encoding DEAD/DEAH box helicase; this translates as MTFDELQLTDSLLKAVKAEGYTTPTPIQVKAIPHALAGKDVLGVAQTGTGKTAAFALPILQRLSAKAPAGGARPVRCLVLTPTRELASQVSDSFGTYGKHLPLRHAVVFGGVGQNPQVQALRQGVDILVATPGRLLDLIDQGFVTLRALEVFVLDEADRMLDMGFIHDVRRVIKVLPQVRQTLFFSATLPPDIMDLARNILKDPVRVEVSPASSTAETVSQQVYFVEREEKRALLTHLLQDAKAIPRALVFTRTKHGANRVAKQLTAAGVRADAIHGNKSQNARERALDEFRAGTLRVLVATDIAARGIDIDGLSHVFNYDLPNVPEQYVHRIGRTGRAGASGQAVSFCDSEERAYLRDIERTIRRSVPVVADSAFRSQLPPPLPGDVEDSRPPMNRGGRGPSRGNGGGGGGGGQRRGGGQRRAGGGGGQGGRPNGGQSRQASGGNAQAPRGGGQGRSQQARPAVASPAAGPGSPPPRRTMSKWG
- the mdoH gene encoding glucans biosynthesis glucosyltransferase MdoH translates to MNAQPYTPALARPRRVMVLGLAALSTGFASVEMHRLLAAHGTTVPEFFVLGLFALCFAWIALSFWSGVAGFLQLVSNQRVPGLRWPTEEEAGKPLTRRTAVVMPVYNEDPAAVFAHVQATYESIAATGQLDAFDFYVLSDSTRAESWVAEELAWSELCRRVGGQGRIFYRRRSDNTAKKAGNLAEFCERWGRRYDFLLVLDADSLMAGDSVVEMARLMELNPGAGILQVPPQNVGRSTLFARLQQFAGRVYGPIVAAGAAAWQLGDSNYWGHNAILRMAPFIEHCGLPVLPGQQPFGGHILSHDFVEAALMRRAGYTVWLVPELGGSYEQPPPDLLAYAQRDRRWCQGNLQHLGLVMAGGLHPMSRMHFLMGVMSYVASPLWLIFLVAGLFAALHEWFFAPATLLEFQATLPGGDAFDTVGALRLMVLSLALLWIPRLMGMGLILANREEAARLGGRFKLVLSVALEGVVSTLMAPVMMLFQSHFVFGTLLGYKVNWSSQQREDTDLPWSEALRRHKWHMAIGAVLAALTVAVAPGMLAWLSPVILGLWLSPAISVFTARASLGLWAQRRGLFLIPEEVQPPTVLVRAQELAEEGMEPVDDALDHVLTDPRAHALHLALLEAHPTGSVPVALASARRKLLAGGVEPLSPQEKSAVLLDARTLSELRGRRLGVQA